GATTTCTTCATTATTAAAAAACTATTAGGTGTTTTGCTGATGCCCATGCCCTTCATTTTGCTGTTACTGTTGCTGGGAATGTATTTTTTACTCCGAAATAAACAGACCAAAGCCTTGGTATTTCTAGGTAGCGCAAGCTGTTTGTTATTTGTCATCTCATTTAGCCCAGTCCCCAATGCGCTGTTATATGATCTGGAACGAGAGTATCCGCAATTTGATGTATCAAACAAAGTTGACGTAATTGTGGTGTTAGGTTGCAATCATGTAAATGACCGGGCATTACCTATCACCTCGCAAATGTCTAGATGTTCAGTTGTTCGGGCGACTGAAGCTATGCGTATTTTACAATTTAACCCCAATGCTAGCATTATTACCTCCGGCAACCTGGGTAATGAACCTTTTAGCAACGCATACATGAATAAAGAGTTCTTAGTTGCGATGGGCGTACCTGCAAATAAAATCTTCGAAGTGGAGAAATCCCGTGACACCGAAGATGAAGCGGCGAATTTGGCCACTAGACTGACTCATAAAAAGTTTGCTCTGGTGACGGCAGCGACCCATATGAAACGCTCAATGTACCTCTTCCAGCACCAAAACCTTAACCCTATCCCCGCCCCTACAGATCATTTAGTCAGAGAATCCGATGTCCCTGGCCTAGGCTATTATTTTCCCCAAGCCAGAAATATCATTCATACCGAACGTTGGTGGTATGAGAAAATGGGCAATATGTGGATCAGCCTAAAAAGTTGGTTTGACTAAACGGGATTATCCACGTCAACAAATTCGGTTTCAAGATCAAATTGTTGGGACAAATGCAGCGCTATGGCTTTAGCGCCATAACGCTCAGTGGCATGGTGGCCGGCGGCGATGAAATGAATATTCATTTCTCGTGCGGTATGCACCGTTTGCTCTGAAGCTTCACCGGTAATAAAAGCATCTATACCTTGTTCAGCGGCCATTTCGATAAAACTTTGGCCACCACCGGTGCACCAAGCAACGGTTTTGATCTGGTGTTCCCCTCCATCAACTACTAGTGGCTTTCGCTGTAGCACAGTGGTCACTTTTGCTTCTAAGGCTGCTAGTGAGATAGGCTGAGCAAATATCCCCTGCATTGCCACGCTAACTGGATTGTCGAGTTCTAACCCCCCTGTTGTTTCAATATCCAATAGCTTTGCTAACTGGGCGTTATTGCCCAACTGGGGGTGAATATCCAAGGGCAAATGATATCCAAACAAATTGATGTCGTGAGTCAATAAGGCTTTCAGTCGATTACGCTTCATACCCCTTATGCACGGGTCCTCGCCACGCCAAAAATAACCATGATGGACAAAAATCGCATCTGCCTGTTGGCTAATTGCATAGTCAATCAGTTGCTGTGAAGCGGTCACCCCTGTGATGATTTTATTTATGTGCTGTTTACCTTCAACTTGCAAACCATTAGGGCCATAATCTTTTAATCTGGCTGGTTTGAGTAAATCGTTAAGATAATGAAGAAGCGCTTGATTGGTTATACTCATGGTGACCCTTTTTGTAACATTATATGCATTTCCGATACAAATTTGTCGAAATTAGACATTATTCTAAAAACAAGGTATAAAAGCCAACGATGAATATCAATTAATATTAACTAAGGGTGTCGACTACACAATGAGTAATCTGGATAAAGACCAAGTTATTGAAAAATTTACTGAAGCTTACAAAGCAGCCCATGGAAAAGCACCAACTATCGAAGCAAAAGGTGGTTGGTATAGCGTTAATGGTGAAAAAAATGTCCGATTAGCTGCATTAGAAGAAATGACATCTGAGCTATCTTCTGGGTCTGCCAGCGAAAAACCTGCAGCAGCCCCTAAAGAAGCGAGCAAAGCTAAAGCCAAACCGGCAGCCAAAGCTAAGCCAGCAAAGAAAAAAACCAAAAGCAATTTTTCAGTCAAAGCTTATTGGGCAGAACAAATAGAATCTCGTAATCCAGGTTCGAAACAACCTCGATAATTAGAAGGTACAAAATACTAGAAACGGCTTTTGAAGCCGTTTTTTTGTTTCTATCAGCCATCTATTGCAGTTAAGAAGGTACAACAATGAACATAAGATTAGATAAATGCACAGTGGTGGTGGTCGCCGCACTTTGCCTCAGCGCCTGTGGCGACAAGCAAGTCGTCTCTAAAGAAGTGCCCACTCCATTGACCGCTAAAGACGCCAAAGATTTTGTTGATAAAGCCCAACAAGACATTGCCACATTACAACTTCCCGCCGCGCAAGCTGAGTGGGCATATCAGACTTATATTAATCAAGACACCGCTGCACTTAGTGCTTATATGTCTGAGAAGATCACCGCCACAGTGTCTGGGCTGGCCAAAGAATCAGCCAAATTTAATCAAATAGAAGTTGACACAGATACCCGTCGCAAACTCAATTTAATGCGTAATGGCCTAGTTATGCCGGCCCCAGCCGACCCAGATAAGTCAGCACGCTTAGCCGAGTTAGGGTCCCAACTTTCCGGTATGTATGGCAGTGGTAAGTATTGCCGAAGTGAAGAAGAGTGTTTCAGACTGACCGACATGTCAAATATCATGGCCACCGAACGAGATCCAAAATTATTGTTAGAGATGTGGCAAGGTTGGCGAGAGGTTTCTCCGCCAATGAAAGACTTATATGTAGAACAAACTGAGTTGGCCAATTTAGGTTCTCAAGAACTTGGTTTCGAGGATACTAGCGAATTGTGGCGTGGTGCTTATGATATGCCAGCCGATGATTTTGCAGTCGAATTAGACCGTTTGTGGGGTCAAGTAAAACCTTTTTACGAAGCCCTTCATTGTCACGTTCGAGCGGAATTAGGTGAAGAGTACGGCGAACAAGTAGTTCCGCAAGACCAGCCTATTCCAGCCCATCTACTAGGCAACATGTGGGGCCAAACTTGGGGAAATATCTACGACATAGTCAAACCCGATGAGAAGCTCGATGTGATAGATGTCACGGCCGCGCTGGATGAGCATAACTACGATGAAGTTAAAATGGTCAAACAAGCGGAGTCATTCTTTTCTTCTTTAGGTTTTGAGCCTCTACCAGAGACCTTTTGGCAACGTTCACTGTTTACTCAGCCAGCCGATAGAGATGTAGTTTGCCATGCATCAGCTTGGAATTTGGATAATAAAGACGATCTTCGCATCAAAATGTGTATTCAGAAAACCGGTGAAGAGTTTGCCGTTATCCATCACGAACTGGGTCATAACTATTATCAACGAGCGTACAATCAATTACCTTTGTTGTATCAAGGTTCAGCTAACGATGGCTTCCATGAAGCTATTGGTGACACTATAGCTTTATCAATTACACCCAAATATTTAAAAGAAATTGGTTTGGTAGATACTGTACCTGATGCGTCAAACGACATTGGTATGTTACTCAAATTAGCCTTGGATAAAATTGCCTTTGTGCCATTCGGATTAATGGTTGACCAATGGCGTTGGAAGGTGTTTTCAGGCGAAATCAAGCCAGAAGATTATAATACCGCTTGGTGGGAATTGAGAGAGAAATATCAGGGTCTACAATCACCCATTGAACGACCTGCGGATGCTTTCGATCCCGGCGCAAAGTATCATGTTCCGGCTAATACGCCTTACACCCGATACTTCCTTGCACACATTTTACAATTTCAATTTCACAAATCCCTTTGTGAAATAGCCGGAGATAAAGGACCGGTGCACCGCTGTTCTATTTATGGTAGTAAAGATGCAGGCACAGCCCTCAACGCCATGTTAGAGATGGGGCAAAGTCAGCCCTGGCAGCAAGCGCTTGAAACCTTGACAGGTAAAGATCAAATGGATGCAACGGCAGTACTAGATTACTTTGCCCCGCTGAAAGTCTGGTTGGATGAACAAAATAAAAACCGTCAATGTGGATGGTGATAGATACTTATTCTGAATAGTTATCCCTAAATGCCAAAAGCACCTCAACAGAGGTGCTTTTTTTATGGCGTTAAATTTTGGATAAATTTAACTAAATTGATGGCCCAGCTAAATCGTCCAATGTAATCAGTTGTGGTGGCATATCAGCCTCACCATTCACCGCTATCGCTGTGTATACTCCTCCCCCGTCTAAACTCAAAACTGGTGTTTCAATCACAGCTTCTTTGCTTCCTGTAGCAGTGACGGTCACTACGTAATCGCCCGCTGCCAAACTGACATAACCTGTATCGGTGAGTGCTCCAGTACTGTAATCAATATTTACGAAACTAGGCTCCACTGCAATAATGCCGCCATCCGACGTGATATATAAATCAACTGCCCCGGCCGCAGAGGCGGCATGAATGATCCTTACCTTGGCTTCAGTTGCCACAGAACGTGGCATATCAGTGACAAGATCGAGGTCGGCGTTGGCAAGGGTATTGTTGGCTATTGCAGTATAAATTTTACCAGACTCTAATGTCACAGGCGCGTCGTCGATGGCAACAATATTATTATCTGCGTCAGCCACTACATCTATAGTGTAAGACGCTGCGCCTATATTGATATACTCAGAAAATTGGGTGAATTGAGGACCGTCGAACAATACAATTTCATTGTTTGCTATGACATCAACCGCTGGTGCGTCAGCGATACCGTGAACCACACGTAAATCTGACCCCGAATTGACGTCCAACACTTGTCCTGCCCCAGCATCATCGATTATTAGTAAAGTAACCGGCGATCCGCCTGCCGCGACACTTTGAGTGGCTGCCACGACCAAATCTGCGCCATCAGTTAAGCTCAATGTCCCAGAGTCGTAAATCACCTCCGTCGCACCTGCTAAGGTAATACGCACTTGATAATCGCCAGCTGCGACCTCTGTCTGCCCAGTAAAATCTCTAAAGTCTGCGGTGACCAAAGGTTGAGCTGTTGTGATATCGTCCCCGGGGGTCGTAACATATATGTCTACCGCTGGCGCATTAGGCGCGACATGCACGATTTGTACTCGAGCATTGCCAGCTGAAACGGCCGTAATCGGATTAGCCAAAATTAATGGCTCTACGTCCTGGGCAACCGTATCAATAGCAAATACGTTGTATAAGGTATCTTGTTCAAGCAGCAGTGTTTCGTTGATGACGTCCATATTGCCACCTGGGATGACAGCTTCTACACGAACATCGTAACTACCAGCATCAACTTCAATGGTTTCGGAGCCCTCTTGATAGTCAACATTTTCAAGGCCAGCTAAAATACTGCCACTGGCGTATACATTGACAGGTGGCGCGTCGGGTGCAGCATGAATTACTCTCACGCTAGTTTTAGCTTGAGGGGAGTTACAACTTCATCGTCGTCATTATTACAGCCCACTAACGCAAACGAAAACACCGTCATCAGGGTAAATATTTTTATCGATTTCATCATTATCACCTTCTGTTTATCAACATTGATCCTTACGCTGTAAAAATTTTAGAAGATCAGAGAAAGGTAAATAATTTATTATTTGTTATTCATCTTATTGTATTTAGTATTAAAAATTCGAGGTGATATTTGAAGTCATTTTTACTAAAGGCGAATAAATCATAAAATTAGGTTAGAGCAATCGATAGCATTAGCCGTTAAGGCTTTTGTATTTCAGCCAAACGAGCCTCCGACCTGGCCACTGATAAAAAATATGGTATCTAATTTTTTGACCGATATTTGGAAACAAGGTGGACTGGTAGGCGTTAAGCCTAGCGATGCTTTCTATGTCAACATAGGATTAAACCAATCGATGACCAGCCAAGACATAGAGGATGGCATGTTTCGTATCTCTTTTGCGGTTGCAGTTAACAAACCAGCGGAATTTATCCTAATTAACATTCAACAAAAAATGCACGATTGAGAATGTAGCTAACTAACAATATTTCAACATGTTATAAATAGAAGCTCAATATAAAAAACCCGACTTGAGCTGGATAAAGCTCAAATCGGGTTGCTTTGTAGGATGAACAAATTAACCAGAGCTAACTTGATCATCAACCGCGATACTTAAAACATTCGCACTATTTAAAAATCGTTTGGCCTTTTGACCAGAGTTTAATTAATGCTGATTCAATTCCAGTTGACGCCGCCATACCCAAGCGTTCTGCCACACTTTTCTTCTTGGAATATTTCACTGAATAAATCTTATGGCTGGTTAACTTGTTCAACAAAAAATCATCTGAAGTTTGGATTTCATCTACCAAGCCTAGCTCTTGTGCTTTAGCACCATACCAGTACTCGCCTGTTGCGACTCTGTCGATATCCAATTGCTGGCGATGTGAAGACACAAAGTCTTTGAACATCACATGCACTTCTTCCAATTCTTGCTTGAACTTTTCACGTCCCTGATCATTGTTTTCACCAAACATAGTCAGCGTTCGTTTAAAATCCCCAGCAGTGTGTTGTTCAAATTCGATATTATTGCGTTTTAATAACTTATTGAAATTAGGTAGTTGGGCAATCACACCAATTGAACCTATAATGGCAAACTTGGCACTCAAAACATGGTCAGCTACGCAGGCCATCATGTATCCGCCACTTGCCGCGACTTTGTCTACCGCTACCGTTAGGTGAATGTCACGGTCTTTTAAACGTTGTAATTGAGACGCGGCTAAGCCATAACCATGTACCACCCCCCCGCCACTTTCAAGCCTAACTAATACTTCATCCTGCTTTTGCGCACTGCACAAAATCGCGGTGACTTCTTCGCGTAAACTATCAACTTCGTGCGCGTCCATTGAGCCTTTGAAGTCGACTACAAACAAATTCGCTTTATGATCTTTATCCGCATCTTTAGCTTTCTTGGCTGCTTTTTCAGCTTTCTTTTCATCTTTTTGTTGCTGTTTCAACTCAGATTTGTCTAGCAGCAAGTGCTTTGCATGCTGTTTCAACTCTTCAATTTGCTCAGACAAAGATTTAATTTCGAGCTGTCCTGATCCCTGTTTTTGTTTTGCTGCTAAGGCAATTATGCCTCCTACAACCAATAGTATTGCTACAACAATAGTAATAGCTTTGGCAGCAAACAAACCGTATTGAAATAAAAACTCCAAATGACACTCCTAGTTAAAAAATAATACCTGATGGTTATGGGGCTATTTTTGCTAATTAAAACCCAGATTTGCAGACAAGATACATGATCAGGGCTTTTTTACCAATTTCACATAAAAAAAGCCAAGTCAGTGACTTGGCTTTTTTGTTATTCTGACCAGCTAGAAACTAGTTCGCAACAACCTCTGGATTAGTCACTACTATAGTTCCATTGGTTGCCAAGAATGTCGCAGCTTGGCGTTGCATTTCAGCCGTTACCGCCGCACTAGGCGATGGATTGAGCAATGATGAATGTGAACCTGCTACGAAACGCACCAAACCATTGCCTTCTGTAGTAGTAGACACTCCACTCAAGCCAGCGAATCGAGCAAGAGGCTCAGTTCCGGCGAAAGTTGAAGAATTGGTTGTACTGTTTGGAATAACCTGATCCGGCAGTGCGACTGAACCATCATCGTTCACGCCACCACCAACAACTTCATGAAACACAAATTTACTATTACCTGCCAATAGGGCAGCAAAGTTATTTGGATCTGCAGCATCACTGATTGTTTGCGCCGCAAACACAAAGCTTGCAAAAGTAGCATTAACACCAGCACGTTGTGCTTCAGTCAATTGGGCTTCAAACGCGATAAAGGCTGGAACAATGGCTTGATCTGCAGGGATCTCCTGTTCAGCAGCGTAAGTTGCAAGGAACTGTTGGAAATCAGTGGAAGAAGCGGCTAACAAAGAGCCCTTGATTAAATTGCCAAAGCTCGGCGATTCAATTAGGAAGCCAGAAATACCGCCGCCAGGCACACTAAAGACTGCAGATTCGAAGTTATACATACCATCAAATGCATTCAACGGACTGTCTTCGCCGAAAGACTGGTTGGCAACTGCCACAGCACTGATTCCAGAAATAGAACCTAAGCTTTGACCAATGAAGGAAACTTTGCCGGCATTAAGATCAACCGTTCCACCTGTGGTATCTACTATGGCATTTAAGCCTAAACGCAGGCCCATAATGTCAACAATACTTTGACGATTGTTGTCACGGGTCGTCAATAATGACGCTAGGTTCATATAATCGGTGGTTGAACCACCGAAACCGCCAGATGTATTAACCACTTGGCCATCAATAGTGAAACCGCGGCTACCATGCAAAGGATGGTCAATTGCTACAGTTGCATAACCTGCCAGTGATAAAGCGCCGGTGATCGCTAAGAAATCTTCTTTCTTAGAAGTAATACCATGTTGCAATATCACTATTGGCCAACCGCCTTCGGGTTTAGTAATAGCAGAAACGCCTGATTCAGGAATAGCCGCAAGCACGTTAACCACTGACGGATCAGGGACTGTAATCTGTACGTCTAACGTTTCAGTACCATCGTCGTTACTTCCCTGTCTAGCTGGAATTGGACTATAGCGTGTTACATGACGCAAATCATTAATACCTAAATTGGTTAAGTCCAAATCCATCAGTTGACCCCCAGAGGCCGCCTGACATAAATCGTTATTTGGGCCAGCAGTAATAGTGCCATTTGTTAGCAATGCGCCTATTTGCTCAGCACCGATAGTTTGCAGTGCTAAACCATTGGTACAAGCTGCGTTCCAACGACCGTTCAACGGATCAGTTGCACTAAGGTAATATGGTAGGTCAACGGTACCTGCTTTCAAAGAAGCCGCACAAAATGCGCCAACTTGAGGGAAAACAGATGCAGCAGTAGCAAATAATGGCGAAGACGGGTTAGTTACCGCGGCAATCAGGCCATCACAGGTATTCAAACCAACCGCAGTCAGTTGTGCTAATTGGGCTTGACCCAACAGTGCCGGTGCTAAAACATCAAACACATTATCCGCTGGAGCTTCAGTCACAGGAATAACAGGTAGGTATGCTGCGGCTTGTGCAGGGGTTAAACCTGCTTGCAAGGCTTGAGCGAAACCACCGATTTGCAGTTGTTTAGCCGTGCTGATTAGCGATGTTGTAGATTGAGTGGTGAATGTGAAAGCGAATATAATTTCATCTGCACTCAAACCAGCTTGGCTAGTAAGCACCGCTTCATAAGAATTAATAATACCTTGCAAACTGCGTTGAGATTCTGTTGCCAAAGGTAAAGTATTAATATCTTGGCGGATTAACTCATAGGTGGTAGAAGGCTCTAATGCCTTTCCACCAGCAGTTAGATTAGTTGTTGCAACCACGTAGTACGAAGTTGACTCTTTCAATGGTTTAAGCGGCACTATGGCAATATCGTCACCCTTGGCCTGAGTGATAAAGTCAACACCGAATGTCAGTTCAGCACCTACTTTACAACCAGTAATTGGCGGTGCAGTTGTGCAATCAGGATCATTTAAATCACCACCGATGGCCCCTTCAAAAATACGTACGGCACCTGGCGCTGCTACTGAAGCCGCGTCCAAGCTAACACCATCAGGGTGACTGGTACCAAAGGTAAATGGATGTTGAGTGGACCAACCATCTAGTGCCCCTAATGCAGCAGAAGGATTACCGAAATCAGGTGTACCACCATTTGCTTGGCCTGCTACTTCATCAGGCATTTCAAGAGTGCCGTCGTCTGTACGCTCGACTAGCGCGAAAAATAGATCATTTGGTACATTTAGTACGCTGTTGGAAGGATCAAACTTAATTCTCGATGCAGGTACGCTTTTCGTCGTCTCATTTTGAATTTGTTTAAGTTCGTCGCCACCACCGCAACCAGCGAGCACAAACACTGCAGCGATACTTGTACTGATTAACAGTTTTTTCATTATTTCTCCCACACTACGGTTAAATCTTTTGTAATCCATCAAAAAAGTTTATTAATCAAACGATCATTGTTCAATCGTTGGACAACTCACTTTATTAACAAGTTAGACCAGTTATCATTGTCCTCATAGTATTGACTTTGTTATCTATTTGCAAAGGTTTGTTAAGTATTTGTGACGTAATTCAACGTGCAAAAGGATTACCTATGAAGTGGAGCAGATGTTAATATTGGTTATCTTTAAATTTATTCGTATTATCCAATGCTTAATTACGTTGCATCTCCAAATGAATTGGAAAACAAAGTTATTCTAGTCACAGGGGCCGGAGGCGGCATAGGCAAAGCCGCTGCGCTGTCTTTTGCGGCACATGGCGCGACTGTTATCTTATTAGGTCGCACGGTCAAGAAACTTGAAAATGTGTATGACCAGATAGTGACTAGCGGTGGCCCAGAGCCCGCAATAGTGCCCCTTGATTTAAAAGGTGCAACTGCCCAACACTACCGAGACATGGCCGCAACTATCATTAATCAATTCGGTAAATTAGATGGTTTATTGCACAACGCAAGCGTGCTGGGTCATCTTGAGCCGCTCAAGCAAATAACCGAAGAGTTGTTTGACGAGGTGATGCAGGTCAATCTAAAAAGTGAGTTCTTGATGACCCAAGCTTTACTCGATCCCTTGGCGTTGGCTCCTTGTGCGTCCGTGCTATTTACCTCATCTTCAGTGGGAAATAAAGGCCGCGCATATTGGGGCACCTATGCCATATCAAAGTTTGCCACTGAAGGAATGATGCAAGTGCTCGCCGATGAATACAGTAATACCAGTTTACGCTTCAACGCTATTAATCCTGGAGCCACTCGCACATCGATGCGTGCCAAAGCTTTTCCAGCGGAAAACCCCGACGATTTAAAAGCACCGCAAGATATCATGCCGTTATATTTATATTTGATGTCTGATGAGAGCAAAAGCGAAAATGGTAAAACCTTCGTTGCCCAGCCTAAATAAACGCAAATGTTGGCGTTAACATCAATCCGTCTATTCTTGATTGAGTATTGAGACGGATTGATGTCAATCAGCTAGTATAAATTTAGCAGGGATAGCTGACATAGTCTTATCACTTTGGAGCCATGAATCTAACTCTGCTCAAGCCTCATTGCCCATATCAACCACTATACGCCCAGTGATTTCACCTTTTAGCATATCGGCAAAAATCTCGTTGATTTGCTCTAAGGGCTTCACCTCGATAATCGCTTTCACTTTACCATCAGCAGCGAATTGCAAGCACTCTTTGAGGTCTTTGCGAGTGCCGACGATAGAACCAATAACTTTGACAGCATTTAATACCGTATCAAATATTGGAATAGGCATCTCCTCTGGCGGTAACCCTACTAGAACAATGGATCCGCCACGACGCACTGAACGGTAGGACTCTGCAAAAGCCACTTTAGACACCGCGGTGCAGACTACTCCGTGTGCGCCGCCCACCAGTTGCTGGATTTTTTCTGAAGGTTTGTCATGTTTAAAGTCAATGAAATGAGTCGCACCTAACTTTTTAGCCAATGCCATTTTTTCGGCACCTGTATCCACTGCAATAACCTTCATACCCATAGCTAATGCATACTGAATAGCTAAATGGCCTAAGCCCCCAGCGCCAACAATGGCCATCCATTGCCCTGGTTTCACTTCCGAAACTTTTAATGCCTTATAGGTGGTAACTCCCGCACAAAACAGAGGCGCGGCATCAACAAAGCTAAGATTATCTGGAATTTTGACCACATAGTCTCCATTGGCCAGACAATATTCAGCGTAAGACCCATCTACTGAATAGCCTGCATTTTGCTGTTCTAGGCATAGCGTTTCTTGACCCTCTAAACAATAGTCGCATTGCCCGCAGGCAGAAAACAACCAAGGAATACCAACACGGTCACCGACTTTTAAATGATGTATTTCAGAGCCTAATTTAACAATTTCACCCACACCTTCATGTCCAGGGACCAAAGGTAACTTAGGTTTTACCGGCCAATCGCCATGACAGGCATGAAGATCCGTATGACAAATACCACAGGCATGAATCTTTACCAAAACATCTTTTGCGCCAACATCAGGAATGGCAATATCTTTGATTTCTAACCGTTCTTTGAATGTGCTAACTACAGCGGCTTTCATACAGGCGTTCCTTAATTCGTAAGTCAATTTTTATTGATCTATAGCGTGCAATAAGCGAAGAGACGAGTTCACTAGCAGCAAGATTTAATTCAGCGCTCATATTAACCGCTTTGGTTTTGGCCAACCTGATCAGGATCAATGTTTTACCAATTTGCCGGCGATTCGGAATTGTTGTTGAGGGCTGCATATACTGTCTTTGACAAGATGGATAACTGCAGCATCGTTTTAGCCGAGCAAAAAATCTCTGTTGTAACCTATCAGCCTCATTTTTATTTTACTCTCTTAAATACTTCACAACGTTACACAGGCTTGGATCAAGTTTATCTTGCTCCACATCAAAACCTAGCTGGTGACAAAATGCCAACATCGCTTTATTTTCCGCCAAGACCATACCTTCCATACTGACTAGACCTTCAGTTCTGGCACTATCTATGAGCGCTTTCATTAAGCGCATCGCGATCCCTTTTCGGTGCCATTCATCCGCTACCACCACGGCAAATTCACAACTGGTCTTGTCAATATTGGTAACATACCTGGCGACCCCAATTTCCCTCTCCTCACTGTCGGTTCCGACAACTGCAATGAGAGCCATTTCAAGGTCATAGTCAATTTGAGTAAATCGCACTAACATACTTTGCGGCAACTCTTTTATGTTTTGCATAAAGCGGAAGTATTTCGCTTCTGCAGAAAGGCCATTGACAAAGTTTCGTTCAATTGTAGCGTCTTCAGGACGTATGGGACGGATCTGCAGTACATCACCAGATTTTAGTACTTCGGTGGTAACCAGCTCCACAGGGTACGGATGGATTGCCATATGTGTATAGCGTCCAATTTGCGCGTTATGGGCCACCACTATTCTAGCATCCAAGGCGATGGCATTTTCTTCATCTACCACTAATGGATTGATATCTAGCTCTTTTATCCATGGAAGCTCACAGGCCATTTCCGACAGCCGCAGCAAAACATGTTCAATAGCCGATATATTGCAAGCTGGAAGCTGACGGAATTTTCCCAGCATTTTAGAAATGCGCGTATGGATCATTAGTTCTTGTGCCAAGGTTTTATTTAAAGGCGGGATGGCGATTTCTCTATCTCCCATAATTTCAACCGCAGTTCCACCTGCACCAAAGGTAATAACCGGACCAAATACCTTGTCATTGGCTATGCCTACTAACAGTTCCCGACTATTCTTTTTGGTGTACATTGACTCAACGGTAACACCGCTAATCTCGCTATCGGGATAATGCTTTGAGACCGCAACGAAAATGTCTTGATAAGCAGCCTTGACAGCTTCGGCATTAGA
Above is a window of Aliiglaciecola sp. LCG003 DNA encoding:
- the sohB gene encoding protease SohB, which translates into the protein MEFLFQYGLFAAKAITIVVAILLVVGGIIALAAKQKQGSGQLEIKSLSEQIEELKQHAKHLLLDKSELKQQQKDEKKAEKAAKKAKDADKDHKANLFVVDFKGSMDAHEVDSLREEVTAILCSAQKQDEVLVRLESGGGVVHGYGLAASQLQRLKDRDIHLTVAVDKVAASGGYMMACVADHVLSAKFAIIGSIGVIAQLPNFNKLLKRNNIEFEQHTAGDFKRTLTMFGENNDQGREKFKQELEEVHVMFKDFVSSHRQQLDIDRVATGEYWYGAKAQELGLVDEIQTSDDFLLNKLTSHKIYSVKYSKKKSVAERLGMAASTGIESALIKLWSKGQTIFK
- a CDS encoding ElyC/SanA/YdcF family protein translates to MDFFIIKKLLGVLLMPMPFILLLLLLGMYFLLRNKQTKALVFLGSASCLLFVISFSPVPNALLYDLEREYPQFDVSNKVDVIVVLGCNHVNDRALPITSQMSRCSVVRATEAMRILQFNPNASIITSGNLGNEPFSNAYMNKEFLVAMGVPANKIFEVEKSRDTEDEAANLATRLTHKKFALVTAATHMKRSMYLFQHQNLNPIPAPTDHLVRESDVPGLGYYFPQARNIIHTERWWYEKMGNMWISLKSWFD
- a CDS encoding DUF4397 domain-containing protein, which gives rise to MRVIHAAPDAPPVNVYASGSILAGLENVDYQEGSETIEVDAGSYDVRVEAVIPGGNMDVINETLLLEQDTLYNVFAIDTVAQDVEPLILANPITAVSAGNARVQIVHVAPNAPAVDIYVTTPGDDITTAQPLVTADFRDFTGQTEVAAGDYQVRITLAGATEVIYDSGTLSLTDGADLVVAATQSVAAGGSPVTLLIIDDAGAGQVLDVNSGSDLRVVHGIADAPAVDVIANNEIVLFDGPQFTQFSEYINIGAASYTIDVVADADNNIVAIDDAPVTLESGKIYTAIANNTLANADLDLVTDMPRSVATEAKVRIIHAASAAGAVDLYITSDGGIIAVEPSFVNIDYSTGALTDTGYVSLAAGDYVVTVTATGSKEAVIETPVLSLDGGGVYTAIAVNGEADMPPQLITLDDLAGPSI
- a CDS encoding M2 family metallopeptidase, which encodes MNIRLDKCTVVVVAALCLSACGDKQVVSKEVPTPLTAKDAKDFVDKAQQDIATLQLPAAQAEWAYQTYINQDTAALSAYMSEKITATVSGLAKESAKFNQIEVDTDTRRKLNLMRNGLVMPAPADPDKSARLAELGSQLSGMYGSGKYCRSEEECFRLTDMSNIMATERDPKLLLEMWQGWREVSPPMKDLYVEQTELANLGSQELGFEDTSELWRGAYDMPADDFAVELDRLWGQVKPFYEALHCHVRAELGEEYGEQVVPQDQPIPAHLLGNMWGQTWGNIYDIVKPDEKLDVIDVTAALDEHNYDEVKMVKQAESFFSSLGFEPLPETFWQRSLFTQPADRDVVCHASAWNLDNKDDLRIKMCIQKTGEEFAVIHHELGHNYYQRAYNQLPLLYQGSANDGFHEAIGDTIALSITPKYLKEIGLVDTVPDASNDIGMLLKLALDKIAFVPFGLMVDQWRWKVFSGEIKPEDYNTAWWELREKYQGLQSPIERPADAFDPGAKYHVPANTPYTRYFLAHILQFQFHKSLCEIAGDKGPVHRCSIYGSKDAGTALNAMLEMGQSQPWQQALETLTGKDQMDATAVLDYFAPLKVWLDEQNKNRQCGW
- a CDS encoding Nif3-like dinuclear metal center hexameric protein encodes the protein MSITNQALLHYLNDLLKPARLKDYGPNGLQVEGKQHINKIITGVTASQQLIDYAISQQADAIFVHHGYFWRGEDPCIRGMKRNRLKALLTHDINLFGYHLPLDIHPQLGNNAQLAKLLDIETTGGLELDNPVSVAMQGIFAQPISLAALEAKVTTVLQRKPLVVDGGEHQIKTVAWCTGGGQSFIEMAAEQGIDAFITGEASEQTVHTAREMNIHFIAAGHHATERYGAKAIALHLSQQFDLETEFVDVDNPV